One segment of Curtobacterium poinsettiae DNA contains the following:
- a CDS encoding acetamidase/formamidase family protein, which yields MTTHHLDATVDSAVDVFTAERQPVLTVEPGDTVTVRTLSAAGYTERQPGPGLDAPTLIDPRRGHCLVGPIAVAGARPGMVLAVHFDDLVPDDWGYTASGGVDSPVNRALGLTDPASRGPLLWDIDVAARVAVNQLGLGVRTAPFLGVVGVPPEATGAHSTIPPRTVGGGNVDCRELIAGSTLYLPVTVPDALLHVGDGHAAQGDGEVSGTAVECGMTTTMTLTLLDQAPVEGVHADTPAGRVTFGFDADLNLATATALDRMVDWIAGMHGIGRAEALAMASVAVSMRITQVANRTWGVHALLPHDAILTDPRL from the coding sequence GTGACCACCCACCACCTCGACGCCACGGTCGACTCCGCCGTCGACGTCTTCACTGCCGAACGCCAGCCGGTCCTGACCGTGGAGCCGGGCGACACGGTGACCGTCCGCACCCTGAGCGCCGCGGGCTACACGGAACGCCAGCCGGGCCCGGGCCTGGACGCCCCGACCCTGATCGACCCGCGCCGAGGCCACTGCCTGGTCGGGCCGATCGCCGTCGCGGGAGCACGTCCGGGGATGGTCCTGGCGGTGCACTTCGACGACCTCGTGCCCGACGACTGGGGCTACACGGCCTCGGGCGGGGTCGACTCCCCCGTGAACCGCGCACTCGGCCTGACCGACCCGGCGTCGCGCGGCCCGCTCCTCTGGGACATCGACGTGGCTGCCCGGGTGGCTGTCAACCAGCTCGGCCTCGGGGTGCGGACGGCACCGTTCCTCGGCGTCGTCGGCGTCCCACCAGAGGCCACCGGGGCGCACTCGACGATCCCGCCCCGCACGGTCGGCGGCGGCAACGTCGACTGCCGCGAGCTGATCGCCGGCTCGACCCTGTACCTGCCCGTGACGGTGCCGGACGCCCTGCTCCACGTCGGGGACGGGCACGCGGCCCAGGGCGACGGCGAGGTCTCCGGCACGGCGGTCGAGTGCGGCATGACGACGACGATGACCCTGACGCTCCTCGACCAGGCCCCGGTCGAGGGCGTGCACGCCGACACCCCCGCGGGGCGCGTCACCTTCGGCTTCGACGCCGACCTCAACCTCGCGACGGCCACGGCACTCGACCGGATGGTCGACTGGATCGCCGGGATGCACGGGATCGGCCGCGCCGAGGCCCTCGCGATGGCGAGCGTGGCGGTGAGCATGCGCATCACGCAGGTCGCGAACCGCACGTGGGGCGTGCACGCCCTGCTCCCGCACGACGCGATCCTGACGGACCCGCGGCTCTGA
- a CDS encoding M23 family metallopeptidase: MAVTAVTCLFVAVGSPQTAFAAPAAPEPTSAPAGVQHFVADGSTGPTAGRDDFSVGRAAAALRVPGGAAPAGGAVRPTAGAIPEAGAFGSRWVVGCAACSSNHQGVDFAADIGTPVVAALPGRVVSAGVLGGYGNQVLLQHADGTATRYGHLSAIDVRPGQVLRAGERLGAVGNTGVSTGAHLHFEVIVAGTPIDPAAWLQARGLL; the protein is encoded by the coding sequence GTGGCGGTGACCGCGGTCACGTGCCTGTTCGTCGCGGTCGGCTCCCCGCAGACCGCCTTCGCTGCTCCGGCCGCTCCGGAACCCACGTCGGCACCCGCTGGTGTGCAGCACTTCGTCGCCGACGGTTCGACCGGGCCGACCGCCGGCCGCGACGACTTCTCGGTCGGTCGTGCTGCTGCGGCGCTCCGGGTCCCCGGCGGCGCGGCCCCGGCCGGTGGAGCCGTCCGCCCCACGGCCGGTGCGATCCCCGAGGCCGGTGCCTTCGGCTCCCGCTGGGTCGTCGGCTGCGCGGCCTGCTCCTCGAATCACCAGGGGGTCGACTTCGCGGCGGACATCGGGACCCCGGTCGTCGCCGCGCTGCCTGGGCGGGTCGTCTCGGCGGGTGTGCTCGGTGGCTACGGCAACCAGGTCCTCCTGCAGCACGCCGACGGCACCGCGACGCGGTACGGGCACCTGTCGGCGATCGACGTCCGCCCCGGACAGGTCCTCCGCGCGGGGGAGCGCCTGGGGGCCGTCGGCAACACGGGCGTCTCGACCGGCGCCCACCTGCACTTCGAGGTCATCGTGGCCGGCACCCCGATTGACCCGGCCGCGTGGCTGCAGGCTCGCGGGCTCCTCTGA
- a CDS encoding alpha-E domain-containing protein — protein sequence MLSRLAGNVFHVGSAVERTDVVARLLDVYVARREPGTLDDDRLVSTELRSVIGTTGPANDPDRAATVDALALDRHEPASIAAAVAVARDHARRAREVVSSELWDCLDVTRSRMPRKIAPDRAHEFLSWVRERSALAIGVVEGDASRDEVWEFFTLGRSLTRCASTARLLASRLLEPDAVTSWTAALRACGAGEAFLRGRDHLPVPSDAAAFLLLDAHSPRSLRFTVHRAAECLADVAPACVADEVAGFDEVRALLDGIPEESALAVAGDVGLRLAVAADRVAAALDERVFASSAPVL from the coding sequence GTGCTGAGTCGCCTCGCGGGGAACGTCTTCCACGTCGGGAGCGCGGTGGAGCGCACCGACGTCGTCGCACGGTTGCTCGACGTCTACGTCGCCCGCCGCGAACCAGGCACGCTCGACGACGACCGACTCGTGTCCACCGAGCTCCGCAGCGTCATCGGGACCACCGGCCCTGCGAACGACCCGGACCGCGCCGCCACCGTCGACGCCCTCGCGCTCGACCGGCACGAACCCGCGTCCATCGCCGCCGCGGTCGCCGTTGCCCGCGACCACGCACGTCGTGCCCGCGAGGTCGTCTCGAGCGAGCTCTGGGACTGCCTCGACGTCACGCGGTCGCGGATGCCCCGGAAGATCGCCCCGGACCGTGCGCACGAGTTCCTCAGTTGGGTGCGGGAGCGCAGTGCCCTCGCGATCGGGGTGGTCGAGGGGGACGCCAGCCGTGACGAGGTGTGGGAGTTCTTCACCCTCGGGCGCTCGCTCACCCGCTGCGCCTCCACGGCACGGCTGCTGGCGTCGCGGCTGCTCGAGCCGGACGCGGTCACCTCGTGGACGGCGGCGCTCCGGGCGTGCGGCGCGGGCGAGGCCTTCCTGCGTGGCCGTGACCACCTACCGGTGCCGTCCGACGCCGCCGCCTTCCTGCTCCTCGACGCGCACAGCCCGCGGTCGTTGCGCTTCACGGTGCACCGCGCGGCCGAGTGCCTGGCTGACGTCGCGCCGGCCTGCGTCGCGGACGAGGTCGCCGGGTTCGACGAGGTCCGCGCCCTGCTCGACGGGATCCCGGAAGAGTCGGCGCTCGCCGTGGCGGGCGACGTCGGGCTCCGGCTGGCGGTGGCTGCCGACCGGGTCGCCGCGGCCCTCGACGAGCGCGTCTTCGCGTCGTCCGCGCCCGTGCTCTGA
- a CDS encoding MarR family winged helix-turn-helix transcriptional regulator, with the protein MTDATDLRTAVNRLSRTLRAQKADSSVTDAQFSALARLHRDGAMTLADLSRQDGVTPPSMTKTIAVLVERGLVSKCGHGDDRRKVLLGATPAGVAFVEETRCRRDGWLSPRLAALTADERSTLADATEIMRRLAQQ; encoded by the coding sequence ATGACCGACGCCACCGACCTCCGCACCGCGGTGAACCGGCTGTCCCGCACACTCCGTGCCCAGAAGGCCGACTCGAGCGTCACGGACGCGCAGTTCTCCGCCCTCGCGCGACTCCACCGCGACGGCGCCATGACCCTGGCCGACCTGAGCCGACAGGACGGCGTCACACCGCCCTCGATGACGAAGACCATCGCGGTGCTGGTCGAGCGGGGTCTGGTGTCGAAGTGCGGGCACGGCGACGACCGCCGCAAGGTGCTGCTCGGCGCGACGCCCGCCGGAGTGGCCTTCGTCGAGGAGACCCGATGTCGCCGCGACGGCTGGCTCAGCCCGCGACTCGCAGCGCTCACGGCTGACGAGCGGAGCACCCTCGCCGACGCCACCGAGATCATGAGGAGGCTGGCCCAGCAGTGA
- a CDS encoding SDR family NAD(P)-dependent oxidoreductase, with protein MSEFEGKVAVVTGGGSGIGESVAKELAAAGATVVVADINLAGAERVAASIVEAGGTARAFEANSAVAADNERMVQFAVDTFGALHLAVNNAGIGAAPQPIGEYDVAGWDRVRAVDLDGVFYGLRYEIPAMVAAGGGAIVNMASVLGTVGMAQNAAYVASKHALAGLTKVAALEYSSQGVRTNAVGPGFIDTPLLRGSLSSEAIAALEDEHASKRLGTDAEVAALVLFLLSDKASFITGSYHLVDGGYSAH; from the coding sequence ATGTCCGAGTTCGAGGGCAAGGTCGCCGTCGTCACCGGTGGTGGCAGCGGCATCGGCGAGTCCGTCGCGAAGGAGCTCGCCGCGGCGGGCGCCACGGTGGTCGTCGCCGACATCAACCTGGCGGGCGCCGAGCGCGTCGCCGCGTCGATCGTGGAGGCCGGTGGCACCGCCCGCGCGTTCGAGGCGAACTCCGCGGTCGCCGCGGACAACGAGCGCATGGTGCAGTTCGCGGTCGACACGTTCGGCGCGCTGCACCTGGCCGTGAACAACGCCGGCATCGGCGCAGCACCGCAGCCCATCGGCGAGTACGACGTCGCCGGCTGGGACCGCGTCCGTGCGGTCGACCTGGACGGCGTCTTCTACGGGCTGCGCTACGAGATCCCCGCGATGGTGGCTGCCGGTGGTGGCGCGATCGTGAACATGGCGTCGGTGCTCGGCACGGTCGGCATGGCGCAGAACGCCGCCTACGTCGCCTCGAAGCACGCGCTCGCCGGGCTGACCAAGGTCGCCGCACTGGAGTACTCGTCGCAGGGCGTCCGCACGAACGCCGTGGGCCCCGGGTTCATCGACACCCCGCTGCTCCGCGGGTCGCTCTCGTCCGAGGCCATCGCGGCGCTCGAGGACGAGCACGCCTCGAAGCGGCTCGGCACCGACGCCGAGGTCGCCGCGCTCGTGCTGTTCCTGCTGAGCGACAAGGCCTCGTTCATCACGGGCAGCTACCACCTGGTGGACGGCGGCTACTCCGCCCACTGA
- a CDS encoding lysophospholipid acyltransferase family protein, producing MSGSTKFATVLSRAVVTPLARLLWRPKIIGRRNVPKRGPVILASNHRSFIDSPAITLMAPRKVSFLAKQEYFTGSGLKGAVSRAFFGGIGAIGVERGAGAAAQQALDLGLARLQEGEAFAIYPEGTRSLDGRIYKGRTGVAWLALTSGAPVVPVALSGTEDVQPVGSRLPKLARVTIEFGQPIDLSSFGEASSGRARRHATDAVMAAIQELSGQEPANAYNNPPATIVERVRRALQPDDPTAAAVDPD from the coding sequence GTGTCCGGTTCGACGAAGTTCGCCACCGTGCTCAGTCGCGCGGTGGTGACCCCGCTCGCCCGGTTGCTGTGGCGCCCGAAGATCATCGGTCGTCGGAACGTCCCGAAGCGCGGCCCGGTGATCCTCGCGAGCAACCACCGCTCGTTCATCGACTCGCCTGCGATCACGCTCATGGCGCCGCGCAAGGTGTCGTTCCTGGCGAAGCAGGAGTACTTCACGGGCTCGGGTCTCAAGGGAGCCGTCTCGCGGGCGTTCTTCGGTGGCATCGGCGCCATCGGGGTCGAGCGTGGCGCGGGTGCGGCGGCCCAGCAGGCCCTCGATCTCGGGCTGGCACGCCTGCAGGAGGGCGAGGCGTTCGCGATCTACCCGGAGGGCACGCGCTCGCTCGACGGCCGGATCTACAAGGGCCGCACGGGTGTGGCGTGGCTGGCGTTGACGAGCGGTGCCCCCGTGGTCCCCGTCGCGCTCTCCGGCACCGAGGACGTGCAGCCGGTCGGCTCCCGGCTGCCGAAGCTCGCCCGCGTGACGATCGAGTTCGGGCAGCCGATCGACCTGTCGTCCTTCGGCGAGGCGTCGTCCGGCCGTGCTCGGCGCCACGCGACCGATGCGGTGATGGCGGCGATCCAGGAGCTCAGCGGCCAGGAGCCGGCGAACGCCTACAACAACCCACCCGCGACGATCGTCGAGCGGGTCCGTCGTGCGCTGCAGCCGGACGACCCGACCGCTGCCGCCGTCGACCCCGACTGA
- a CDS encoding MarR family winged helix-turn-helix transcriptional regulator, producing MTSEVMTSTAGYWYEDSAVSAVDVLNALRRYRTAESAAQRRAREALGIGENALLALRFLIDAEHDGRTVNAKDLAERLEITAASTSALVDRLVRSGHVERHADPNDRRGVILTATGTSMRHALRVIEELDARALEVTEHLPSNEMAVVVDFLDEMVRVVDELDAGSDDPGRA from the coding sequence ATGACGTCCGAGGTGATGACCAGCACCGCGGGGTACTGGTACGAGGACTCCGCGGTCTCCGCCGTGGACGTCCTCAACGCCCTGCGGCGGTACCGAACGGCCGAGAGCGCTGCCCAGCGCCGAGCGCGAGAGGCACTGGGGATCGGCGAGAACGCGCTGCTGGCGCTCCGGTTCCTGATCGACGCCGAGCACGACGGCCGCACCGTCAACGCGAAGGACCTCGCCGAGCGGCTCGAGATCACGGCAGCGTCGACGTCGGCGCTCGTCGACCGGCTCGTCCGCAGCGGCCACGTCGAACGGCACGCCGACCCGAACGACCGCCGTGGCGTGATCCTCACCGCCACCGGCACCTCGATGCGGCACGCACTTCGGGTCATCGAGGAGCTCGACGCACGCGCGCTCGAGGTCACCGAGCACCTGCCGAGCAACGAGATGGCGGTCGTCGTGGACTTCCTGGACGAGATGGTCCGCGTCGTGGACGAGCTCGACGCCGGGTCGGACGACCCCGGTCGCGCGTAA
- a CDS encoding MFS transporter: MTAMFRSLAGRNYRIWFAGALVSNVGTWMQRTAQDWIVLTQLSDDDAVAVGITMALQFGPQLLLLPLTGLAADRFDRRKMLMVTQGLMGLLGLGLGVMVLTHTATLLALYGFALALGIVAAFDAPIRQAFVSDVVQGEDVSNAVALNSASFNAARLIGPAVAGVLIAAIGSGWVFVINAGSFLAVLVALRFVDPAQLAERVRAGRGKGQIVAGFRYVRTRPDIVVVLCMIFVVGTFGVNFPIFTSTMARVEFHQGAGEFGLLNSVMAIGSVLGALLSARRDKPRMRTLVLAAGGFGLACTAAALAPTYWTFAIVLVFVGLASLTFMTTANALVQTTTKPAMRGRVMALYMAIFAGGTPIGAPLVGAVADAFGPRWAIVVGAASGFVALGIALVWLVRYQRVRLRYDADSRLHLAITHAVPVVGSRAALRRELERDETLADRSSAV; the protein is encoded by the coding sequence GTGACCGCCATGTTCCGCTCCCTCGCCGGACGCAACTACCGCATCTGGTTCGCCGGGGCCCTGGTGTCGAACGTCGGCACCTGGATGCAGCGCACCGCCCAGGACTGGATCGTGCTGACCCAGCTCTCCGACGACGACGCCGTCGCGGTGGGCATCACGATGGCCCTGCAGTTCGGCCCCCAGCTGCTGCTCCTGCCGCTCACCGGGCTCGCCGCCGACCGGTTCGACCGCCGGAAGATGCTCATGGTCACCCAGGGCCTGATGGGGCTGCTCGGGCTGGGACTCGGCGTGATGGTCCTGACCCACACCGCCACCCTGCTCGCGCTGTACGGCTTCGCCCTGGCACTCGGCATCGTCGCCGCGTTCGACGCCCCGATCCGGCAGGCCTTCGTCTCCGACGTCGTGCAGGGCGAGGACGTCTCGAACGCCGTCGCCCTGAACTCCGCGTCGTTCAACGCCGCGCGCCTGATCGGCCCCGCGGTCGCCGGTGTGCTCATCGCGGCGATCGGGTCCGGCTGGGTGTTCGTCATCAACGCCGGGTCGTTCCTGGCCGTCCTCGTCGCACTCCGGTTCGTCGACCCCGCCCAGCTCGCCGAACGGGTCCGGGCGGGCCGAGGGAAGGGGCAGATCGTCGCCGGCTTCCGGTACGTCCGCACCCGGCCGGACATCGTCGTCGTGCTCTGCATGATCTTCGTCGTCGGCACGTTCGGCGTGAACTTCCCGATCTTCACCTCGACGATGGCGCGGGTCGAGTTCCACCAGGGCGCCGGCGAGTTCGGGCTGCTCAACTCGGTGATGGCCATCGGCTCCGTGCTCGGTGCGCTGCTGTCCGCCCGCCGGGACAAGCCGCGGATGCGCACCCTCGTGCTCGCCGCCGGCGGGTTCGGGCTCGCGTGCACCGCGGCCGCCCTCGCCCCGACGTACTGGACCTTCGCGATCGTCCTGGTGTTCGTCGGGCTCGCGTCCCTGACCTTCATGACCACGGCGAACGCCCTGGTGCAGACCACGACGAAGCCCGCGATGCGTGGCCGCGTGATGGCCCTGTACATGGCGATCTTCGCGGGCGGCACTCCCATCGGCGCCCCGCTCGTCGGCGCCGTCGCCGACGCCTTCGGCCCGCGCTGGGCGATCGTCGTCGGCGCGGCCTCGGGCTTCGTCGCACTCGGGATCGCGCTCGTCTGGCTCGTCCGGTACCAGCGGGTCCGGCTGCGCTACGACGCCGACTCGCGGCTGCACCTGGCGATCACGCACGCCGTGCCGGTGGTCGGCTCGCGCGCGGCGCTCCGCCGCGAGCTGGAACGGGACGAGACGCTCGCCGACCGGTCCAGCGCCGTCTGA
- a CDS encoding NAD(P)-dependent oxidoreductase: protein MLGTGAMGAGVAGSLLRDGHEVTVWNRSADKASPLGDRGATVASDPGSAVERAEVVLLTLFDTDAVVDVLERAAGDAPTDAVWVQASTIGVDGTATVLQLAEQCGITLVEAMMLGTKAPAEQGKLTMLAAGPADLLDRVDPVLDAIGAKTVRAGDHVGDGTALKLAANAWIASITAATGQSLALAAALGLDPALFLQAIEGSASDSAYAHTKGAAMIAGEFPAQFALDGLRKDIGLITDAARTAGVATTLLEALGRVYADASAAGHGRDDIAAVGTAF from the coding sequence GTGTTGGGGACGGGTGCGATGGGTGCAGGCGTGGCGGGATCACTGCTCCGCGACGGCCACGAGGTGACGGTCTGGAACCGCAGTGCCGACAAGGCCTCGCCCCTGGGTGACCGCGGCGCGACGGTGGCGAGCGACCCGGGCAGCGCCGTCGAGCGCGCCGAGGTCGTCCTGCTCACCCTGTTCGACACCGACGCGGTCGTCGACGTCCTCGAGCGGGCCGCCGGCGACGCCCCGACCGACGCCGTGTGGGTGCAGGCCTCGACGATCGGGGTCGACGGCACCGCGACGGTCCTGCAACTGGCCGAGCAGTGCGGCATCACCCTGGTCGAGGCGATGATGCTCGGCACGAAGGCCCCCGCCGAACAGGGCAAGCTCACGATGCTCGCGGCCGGCCCGGCGGACCTGCTCGACCGCGTCGACCCCGTGCTCGACGCGATCGGCGCGAAGACCGTCCGCGCCGGCGACCACGTCGGCGACGGCACCGCACTCAAGCTCGCCGCGAACGCCTGGATCGCCTCGATCACCGCGGCGACCGGGCAGTCGCTGGCCCTCGCGGCGGCGCTCGGGCTCGACCCCGCGCTGTTCCTGCAGGCCATCGAGGGCAGCGCGAGCGACTCCGCCTACGCCCACACCAAGGGCGCTGCGATGATCGCCGGTGAGTTCCCCGCCCAGTTCGCACTCGACGGCCTGCGGAAGGACATCGGGCTCATCACCGATGCCGCCCGGACGGCGGGGGTGGCCACCACGCTGCTCGAGGCACTCGGGCGGGTCTACGCCGATGCCAGTGCAGCCGGGCACGGGCGTGACGACATCGCCGCGGTCGGCACCGCGTTCTGA